atcttcctatcctaaatttagaaccatacttaaaacatccattaagaaaaagcaaattatcaaaaccaaactttttaacaaataacaaACCCTTGAATTACAAGTTTTGACCCCTAAATCAAGAcatctaaaaaaatttcaaaaatttcaaaaatcaaatcttacttctaacatattcataacatcattctaagatcaaccatgctttaaataatcaaataaaagtcatcaaaaatcacaaaacaatatttagagtttttggttttagtgttgttttgtgattttacacttagtccaaaaacagaaactgtcTTCCtgactagttttgataaatctcttaatCCATaacttaagaaggtgagatcttcgaacTAAAGCATCACATAGTTTAACAATGTTtcctaaagaagatccaaccatcaaaattaaaatcacatggctaaaaatcaataaaacatggatctaacccaaaaatatcaaatcttaggcctaaccaaaatcctcttgtataaaaaaattatatctttgaaactaatactaaatatcttcaaaataacatcctaacatgcatataagagtctaggatcatcatataaaaatatcaaagcctttagagtaaaatcaaaccacgaaatattcaaactttctcaaaataaaaactgtttctCCACTTCCAGTtctcaagtttctagatctaagaaaatttattatcaaaaacttaattcatgcagcaaaacttcaatgaaaactcataaacacatgctagcaacactccataaaattttcggatcaagatatgtccattagcttggtcaaaaactccaaaacataacatactctctggTTTTACTTCCAGAATTACCttttcatggttaaaaatacttttgactaatcaaatgaccatggaatgaaaTGAATAATATACCTACGGAAACTAAATTCAAAGATGaataacttttatgaaagagttattatgtgaaaatacttaccaAAAGTCGAAAAActccacgcaaaaagacccaaaaatctacccgagagagctcttttgggtttctctctaagaatggggtgaataagtgattaaagggaaagaagtgtgtcttgcacgactctagacttctggaggggagagatatgggcttgaatgactgTTGATTgaaggtggctatgtgacataaagtagagaatagtgaggggcaagggactgcctgcagaagctatgagatatggaggttgatgaggtggattctCCTTTACAttaaggcactattgggtgcagccaaggtaGTGGATGGTTTGCCATCTAGGGGAGGaagcttcttcaagaagctttgccggGGCGACCAATTTTGTGGGCCTtagtgggcctcaaccaagtgagCTTTaacttggggtttaaaggggatTTTGTTAGGGTTTGGGATGCTATCATgtctaaatctaatttttattaacCCAATCaatttttcaaggtttaaaaggttgaataatgatgtcataacaagaatttggttaattaatagcatgtgaaagtgatttaatcaagtgattagaTATAATGCTAGAAATTTGATCAAAAAGGGTTTAAAGGCCAATTTTAaggtttggggaaaccatttagggttttggtttcaaccaagattttggagtttcaattggattccaaccatttatgatttcactagggttgaaaccctcgttggtctggctcaatttggttgatcagatgaaagaatAAGGTTTTGTTTATGTGGCATGATATcacacattgatttccttcacaaatctatctaatggttcatctttgtgccaagtgtctaatactattcaccaagtgtggctAAGATTTTGCcaaatgtccaaataaaatttctctaacttaatttggacattccacactatgATTTCAAAGACACTGTGCTAGGtgttactattgaggttactattcactctgggaatatgaaaattaaactttgcactgaaaaatcctaaatattcatataaatctaactatataatttgtttaccaaaattcTATCCCGAAGtgccttaaaaaaattaaaaaagcattTTTGAACAAGCGTATCTTtcgaaaatgagattattgtgccataaaattctaaataatcaactaagtcAACTAGCGCAAACCATAACGTattctgatacttctaactatttcaaataaataaaatcacactcCTGACACCATAGCAAGTGATAAAACTGACTATGCTGACAAAGTAAAACTTATGTGATTAGTTGATTTGTGAAAATTGAGGTTTTCACAAAGTTTTTAAGatctatagaaattttactagCGAGCTATTACATGAATTAATATCCTGTTCGATGAGTTGGGAATAGCACACTGCATTAATAAGCTACTAATGAAGGTTTTCTTTACTTCTTAAAAAAGGAAAGATACCCTCACAAGAACCAATAATGAAAGAGGGCATGGGCAGAAACCTGcttccaaagaaaagtataagtAAAGAAGAAGCTTAAAGTGTGGTACTACTGTGTGAAGAGAGAATTGATTCACACAAAGCTGGATTATGTTTGGAGAAAGgcataagaaaaagaaagtataAAGTTAGATTGCCAGAGAAGCTTTACTTGAGATTCCCCTCcccatgaaaatgaaagaatacAATGTTGCATGCTCCAAACTCCAAGAAGATAACCAAATGATTACgacttgtttttatttgtcaTATGAACACAATTACAATTTGCAGGGTCCCCCAATTAATCATCATTCCCTCATTATCTAAAGAAAATTATTGTTTATAAGGATTAAAGAAGCAAGCAATGAATAAGGAGAATTACTATATATGAGAAAATCAGCCCAATTTCTGATTAAAGAGGTCATTCTAGGCGGggaatattatctcaaaatcaaTTAAAGGTAGTACCCTATGTTAGACTCTAGATGTTTGGTCCCTGTTGGTCAATCATGTGTGATAGTGTGACTAGTAGTCTAGTACTACTCTTAAGGCCTTCAATATATATTGAGCTTTTACATACTTGGGGATATTGGGCGTCCAAGACATTGGCTtctatgaaatattaaatccaaaaaagcttgagaaaaatgaaatagaaaagtGGTTTATCTGGTTATATTATGTACTCCTTTGCAGCAATACGACAAACTCCATTAAAGAAGAATCCAAGTAACTTCTTAAAGAGCCATAAACACACATATACGTCTAAAAGCAACCTGCCTACTGCCCTGACCTCTTTTGGTTTTGTAACTATAAAGTCCCAGAGGGCGTTAGCCCAACAAGTTTCAGTCACAAGGACACAATATCAGAATTTGGCATTTTCTTCCCAAACTTGAGCCATTTAGAATTCAGATGGGTGAGTTTCATCGCAACCTTTCGGCTTCAATGAGAAAGCAATGGTTTCCTTGGCTCTTGAATGTAGGGATGATCATGGGGTTATTCATGTTTGCCAATGTAACGTGTGATCAGGATCATGAAATTGGGGATCCTCCAACTGGCGCACCATGTATCAGTGAATGTGCAACATGTCCTGTCATATGTTCACCACCATCTCCGCAGCTACAGTCACATCCACCACCAGCATCTTCAGTGCACCACTCACTGCCACCACCAAAGCCAACACCATCATCACCAGATCATTCACGACCACGGCCACCAACATCCACACCACTACCATCTCCACCAGCAGCATTGCCGCCAAAggcttcttcaaattctttagGGGGATCGCCTTCACCTCCTTTTATTTACTTCAACAATATGCCTCCTTCAGATCCCGGACATGTACCACCCATGGTTGGAGCATACGGTTACTCCTATCCTTACTACTATTACGCCTCCATGGCTTCGACCTCTCTTTCAGTACTCGATGCTTCCTTCTTCTTAATCATGCTTCTTGTCTTCCATTTCGTGATTTCTTGCTGGTGAGTAAATCAAGATGGTGACAAGTTCTCTAATTAATGGAAAATGGAATGGGTTGATCCTCATGACAAGTTTGTAGAATTGAAGGAGATTGCGAAATTCTTCAGTCTGTTCATAAGTTTCACTATGTTTGCTTCCTTTTTCTGGGTTCTTTTTGCACTTTGGCTATGTTCAGAGATAAACTTAGTTTTTAGCTGAATGAGTTGAAATGTATTgtatattttacttgtataaATTGGCTCATTATGAGTAAATAAAGGATAAGCATACATTTTACATGTTTTATATGAAAGGTATTTTTATCATTCATGCACTTTAATGGAAAAGGATTTCATGGTTCTTATCAAGGATGTATTAattcatgagtaatgctacgtatAATCGTAGAGTAATGCGCAAGTATCGTgcagttgttttgaaaaagaattaaatttattattaaaaaattaatttttttaatataaattccGACGGCAACTATCATTTCCTTTAGACAAATTGCAGGCAATCATTGAATGCCAAGAagttttcattatattttcctataaactcaaataattaaagcaaATTGCTGTAACttctatttatttcaatttaattattgTTAAGTCATTTTAAAACTGTGTTGAAATGAAGAATTCATGTAATTTTTGTTAGAACAGATAACTGGCAGCAGAGATGGATCAACACTACTTATACCAAGAATTTCTTTTATAAGAATTGAGTAACTCatttaatgaatatatatttttttacatattctaAGTATGCcaagaatattttttataagaattgagtaactcatttaataaataatatatatatatttttttaaagtgcctGTATTATACTTACAGACTCCActgatctttttcttttgacaTAGAAGTATGTGAAACCGACGGCCAGGATCATGTAAAAACGTACATACCACGTCACGTCGGTGGGACCCTTTGTCGTCAACGCTGACATGGCCATAATTGGCCCTTTGAACTCACGCCTCATCCCACACGGGATCCAGATCCGAATAGCAGAGCTCAGTAATCGACGAGACGCACTGTTCCGCACCGAACTGTGATTTGAGCCTTCGATTCAGCGAATCAGGGGTTCCGGAGCTCCGAGAAATGGAGCTCGAAAATGCAGCAGAGGAGACGACGTCGTCGTCGCCGGTTTCAGGTCTCCTCCCTCTCGCATCGGCCTCCCAACAACCCTACGTCTCCGAGCTCCTTTCCTTCACCCTCGATCGCCTCCACAAGGTCCTTGctctctgtctgtctgtctctaAGTCTGTCTGAGAAGCTTGTCAAGTACTtcataaaatttcttaattttttaaaggaacCGGAGCTTCTTCGGGTCGATGCGGAGCGGATCAGGAGGCAAATGCAAGAGGTGGCTGTGGGAAATTACCGAGCATTCATTGCCGCAGCCGATGCACTGATTGCGATTCGGGAGGAAGTTTCTTCTATTGATAAGAATCTTGAATCTCTGGTAATAatacttctttttaattttttaatttttgttttggtgttttaTGGTGCTGAAATATCGTCTCGTTTTCGTACTCAATGCAGCTTCCcgtgaaatttttttatctaggCTTAATTTGTACTAGAAAAATGTTGTATGAATGAAGTACACCACTTCATGACCCATTAACTTGAGTCGGGGATAATCTTTGAAGATCTTGCAAGGGTCTCAAAATTAAGTAGTGAGGTGATGTTGATATGTAGGAGGAGCGAGAAACCGAGAAGTACAGTTTCTCCACTGTTTTTGATTTACTAATATAAGAGCAAGGAGCTCGATAATTTTGGGTTTATAATTGTTATGACAAATGGAATTGCTTCCATGTGTAATGCAAGCATCTAAAACATCAGAGAAAATGTAATCATCTTGCCGCATAATTTTGAAGAACATGATGTTTTTTAGAAGTAATTTTGAAGCACATGATAGACAGGTATACTGAGATGTAATTTTCATCCTTTGCAGATAAATGAGATCCCAAAGTTGACATCTGGTTCCACCCAGTTCATTGAATCTGCAGAACAGATTTTGGAGGAGAGGAAGATGAACCAAACATTGCTCGCAAATCACAGTACTCTGCTGGACTTACTTGAAATTCCTCAGCTTATGGACACGTATGTGTTTCAAAAAATAGGAAGGTCATTCATAGAATGTACTTAGGTGCcttatgtatacttcctgtgtacacggGCATGCCTATTTTATTctgatcaataatatttatcttttacctagaacatatatatatgaaggtCATTTGTTCAAATGGAATCAATAGTCCCTAATCTAGAGGTCTCATATTAAGTTTTTACATTTAGTGTTTGAAAAGAAATGCATCCTAGTACTATGTGTGCAATAAGTTGTTGACTGCATTGAGATGTCTTTAACTCAAGCCATCAGATAGTTCCCCACTCTTTGGAGTATGAGTCTAAACTTATACCCTTATCTTTCTATGGTTATATTAAACAAACCATTTTTATGTATTGTACATTTGgtattttgtgcttaatttctactTTTCGTGTTTACAAccttaaaaactattttttgtgATTGATGGATGAATGATGTTTTGAAACTAGAAATTGGTTCTGAAGTAACTGAGGCATAATGAAACTCTTGTCTACacaaggaggaggagaagggggggggggggggggggggggggtgcttGGAGGTCATGAAGCGCTGGTAGAAACAAGATTAAGAAGCAACTACTTGAAGTGTCGAGTTTATACAAATTTAGAGGAGCATctaggggagggggaggggtaAATTTGCCAGCTATCAGGGCTCTTTTGGAGACTGCCATAGGACTTTGATGATATTGATTGCAGATCATGGAAATGAGAAGTTAGATTATTCTATGGTTTCGTTGTGTTGTTTACTTGGGAATATTTTTAGGATGGTTTTTTAATCTTTGAGCTTTAAGGGTGGGTGTTACTGGTTGTTTAAAATGACATTATGCCCTTGCTGCACTGCCACGGTTCTGTAATTCTTTGATACAATTGTTTAtcttcatgaaaaataaaaaaactcatgcCATAAAACTTCAATAAGTTTTGTCCTTCAGTATTCCTATTCAGGAATCAGGTCTGCAAATAGTAAAATTGGTATGCCATGCCATGATTGTCCTATCTGCTAATCTCTTTTTACTTGAAATATTGACCTTATCAGCAgctttttagaaaataaacGGTAATTCCATATTAGAAAACATTTAAATGGCATTATTTTGTTGGTTGGCCAGCGTATTTTCGTAGGACATGTCATTCTTGATGCAGCTATTCATCTCATCGGGTAATAACTAGAAAGGCTATTGAATCCTTTCTTTATGCAGGTGTGTAAGAAATGGAAATTATGATGAAGCTCTTGACTTAGAAGCATTTGTTTACAAACTTTCAACTATGCATCCCAAGTGAgttatatttgtgttattttccTTTACTAGCTACCGAATGTTTTGGCTCTCAACTTTTCAGAAGGCACATGCTATTCTTAACTTGTTTTCCTCTTGGTAGCTACTATAGATTTTAATTGGCCGAGTCTTCATGATTACCTTgcatccttttctttttctaattagGTGTTCTCTTTTATGTCCTGTGCACTTTTgcgttttttaataaaatcttcaattactcattaaaattaaaaaaaaaaaaatcagaaggaTGCTTGCTgagtttttgttcttttcttgaaGATTACCTGTTATTCAAGCACTAGCTGCAGAAGTCAGGCAGACAACCCAGG
This is a stretch of genomic DNA from Carya illinoinensis cultivar Pawnee chromosome 15, C.illinoinensisPawnee_v1, whole genome shotgun sequence. It encodes these proteins:
- the LOC122296480 gene encoding vegetative cell wall protein gp1-like isoform X2, translated to MGEFHRNLSASMRKQWFPWLLNVGMIMGLFMFANVTCDQDHEIGDPPTGAPCISECATCPVICSPPSPQLQSHPPPASSVHHSLPPPKPTPSSPDHSRPRPPTSTPLPSPPAALPPKASSNSLGGSPSPPFIYFNNMPPSDPGHVPPMVGAYGYSYPYYYYASMASTSLSVLDASFFLIMLLVFHFVISC
- the LOC122296480 gene encoding protein TRACHEARY ELEMENT DIFFERENTIATION-RELATED 7A-like isoform X1, encoding MGEFHRNLSASMRKQWFPWLLNVGMIMGLFMFANVTCDQDHEIGDPPTGAPCISECATCPVICSPPSPQLQSHPPPASSVHHSLPPPKPTPSSPDHSRPRPPTSTPLPSPPAALPPKASSNSLGGSPSPPFIYFNNMPPSDPGHVPPMVGAYGYSYPYYYYASMASTSLSVLDASFFLIMLLVFHFVISCCM